The Echinicola rosea genome has a segment encoding these proteins:
- a CDS encoding GDCCVxC domain-containing (seleno)protein produces MEKEIILQSTITCPNCGHQKEETMPKDACQYFYECENCQEVIKPKDGDCCVYCSYGTVACPPIQEGGKNSCCS; encoded by the coding sequence ATGGAGAAAGAAATCATTTTACAATCAACTATTACATGTCCAAACTGTGGGCATCAAAAAGAAGAGACCATGCCTAAGGATGCATGCCAGTACTTCTACGAGTGTGAAAATTGCCAAGAAGTAATCAAGCCCAAAGATGGTGATTGCTGTGTGTATTGCTCTTATGGGACAGTCGCCTGTCCTCCGATTCAGGAAGGTGGAAAAAATAGTTGCTGCTCATGA